One Psychrobacillus glaciei genomic region harbors:
- a CDS encoding MFS transporter, producing the protein MATFFLVIIYLAFISLGLPDSLLGVAWPVMQLEFKAPLETAGYLFMTIAGGTIISSLASGTILKRFGTGKVTFVSCLMTAGALLGFAFAPSFVWLIICAIPLGLGAGSVDAGLNNYVATHYKAHHMSWLHCFWGVGATISPIIMAQSISEQNSWRQGYFVIAGIQFALVVILFFTLPLWNKVAKNNNSIASEKSEESKSALYNNTKPLQIRGVKLALVSFLFYCGVEATMGLWGSSFLVNVKDLPVASAAKWVSFYFGGITIGRFFAGFITLKVSNRTIIRVGQITALAGAGLLLLPLPSSFSLVGFIMIGLGLAPIFPSMLHETPTRFGKEHSQTIMGYQMAVAYTGTTFIPPLLGFGASHLSIGIFPFFLVLFAAAMLLGSEKLNVLLNKEQKVEY; encoded by the coding sequence ATGGCTACATTCTTTTTAGTAATTATCTACTTAGCTTTCATTAGCTTAGGGTTGCCCGATTCATTGTTGGGCGTAGCATGGCCGGTGATGCAATTGGAATTTAAAGCACCACTTGAGACTGCTGGCTATCTTTTTATGACAATAGCAGGTGGTACAATTATTTCCAGTTTAGCAAGCGGAACGATATTAAAACGGTTCGGAACTGGAAAAGTTACCTTTGTCAGTTGCTTAATGACTGCTGGTGCTTTGCTAGGTTTCGCTTTTGCTCCATCGTTTGTTTGGTTAATTATTTGTGCCATACCGCTTGGATTAGGTGCCGGATCTGTTGACGCGGGACTAAACAATTACGTTGCTACGCATTACAAAGCACACCATATGAGTTGGCTCCATTGCTTCTGGGGAGTTGGAGCTACAATTAGCCCCATCATTATGGCTCAATCAATTTCTGAGCAAAATTCTTGGAGACAGGGATACTTTGTTATTGCAGGAATTCAGTTTGCATTAGTTGTGATTCTTTTCTTCACTTTGCCTTTATGGAATAAAGTTGCAAAAAACAACAATAGTATAGCTAGTGAAAAATCTGAGGAGTCAAAAAGTGCACTTTATAATAATACCAAGCCATTGCAAATTAGGGGAGTAAAGCTAGCCCTAGTATCATTTTTATTTTATTGTGGCGTAGAAGCAACGATGGGTCTTTGGGGGAGTAGCTTTCTCGTAAATGTTAAGGATTTACCCGTAGCATCAGCTGCAAAATGGGTTTCTTTCTATTTCGGAGGAATAACAATCGGTAGATTTTTTGCAGGCTTTATTACGTTAAAGGTCAGTAACCGTACAATCATTCGGGTTGGGCAAATTACAGCATTAGCCGGTGCGGGGCTTCTATTATTGCCATTACCTTCTAGTTTCTCACTTGTAGGATTTATCATGATTGGATTGGGTTTAGCGCCGATATTTCCATCTATGTTGCATGAAACACCGACACGTTTTGGAAAGGAACATTCTCAGACAATTATGGGCTATCAAATGGCCGTTGCCTATACAGGTACTACGTTCATTCCGCCACTTCTTGGTTTCGGTGCATCTCATTTATCAATAGGCATTTTCCCGTTTTTTCTTGTTCTTTTTGCTGCAGCAATGCTATTAGGGTCAGAAAAATTAAATGTTTTATTGAATAAGGAGCAGAAAGTGGAATACTAA
- a CDS encoding anthranilate synthase component I family protein has protein sequence MRTEQASFRTTMKKLNGDSLTPILIFRRLKGERKFLLESSAKHDSSGRYSFIGVNPLKSYTGRNGKLIEHFYENGKEYTHEGNVFDLLKRLIPSIPDNTGLPFTGGAVGYISYEAGRNKKSTLEDEIGLPSVYFNVYETLVIFDHQLDEVTLINTDIGSEREIPNLDSIEDQILLRSEEKEGEILISEYACSVTQQQFEDLVRKAKDYIEKGEVEQVVLSRRLVANFTGDPFSLYRKLRKRNPSPYMYYMEFDDHVIVGTSPESLVQVIDRKVVTNPIAGTRRRGRTAEEDVSLEKELLSDPKEISEHNMLVDLSIKELGKVCVPESVQVINYKKLVRYEHVMHIVSEVEGILSPVLHPLDGLMSCFPAGTVTGSPKQRSIEIIEELEFMQRSFYGGSIGYIGFNGNMDFALTIRTMLLKDGKVFVQAGAGIVAESKPKLEYKETFNKARSLLEVLN, from the coding sequence ATGAGAACTGAACAGGCAAGCTTTCGAACAACGATGAAAAAATTGAATGGGGATTCTTTGACTCCGATTTTAATTTTTAGAAGATTGAAAGGGGAACGGAAATTTTTATTGGAAAGTTCCGCGAAGCATGATAGCTCAGGTAGATATTCGTTTATAGGGGTAAATCCATTGAAATCGTATACTGGCCGTAATGGAAAATTAATTGAACACTTCTACGAGAATGGAAAAGAGTACACGCATGAAGGGAATGTATTTGACTTATTAAAAAGGTTAATACCAAGTATTCCAGATAATACAGGGCTACCATTTACAGGTGGAGCAGTTGGTTACATTAGCTATGAGGCAGGTAGGAATAAAAAGTCAACTTTAGAAGATGAAATCGGTTTACCAAGTGTCTATTTCAATGTTTATGAAACGCTCGTTATTTTTGATCATCAATTAGATGAAGTAACTCTTATAAATACAGACATCGGATCAGAAAGAGAAATACCTAATTTGGATTCTATAGAGGACCAAATTCTATTAAGAAGTGAAGAAAAAGAAGGCGAGATTCTAATATCTGAATACGCTTGTTCCGTAACACAACAACAATTTGAAGACCTTGTACGTAAAGCAAAAGACTATATCGAAAAAGGTGAAGTGGAACAAGTTGTGTTATCTCGTAGATTAGTAGCTAATTTTACAGGTGATCCATTTTCGTTATATCGAAAACTAAGAAAACGTAATCCTTCCCCATATATGTACTATATGGAATTTGATGATCATGTTATCGTTGGAACTTCACCAGAAAGTCTTGTTCAGGTAATTGATCGAAAAGTTGTAACAAACCCCATTGCGGGAACCCGTAGAAGGGGTAGAACTGCAGAAGAGGATGTTTCACTCGAAAAAGAACTGTTAAGTGACCCTAAAGAGATTTCTGAACATAATATGCTTGTTGATCTTAGTATCAAGGAATTAGGAAAAGTTTGTGTGCCAGAATCTGTACAAGTAATAAACTATAAGAAATTAGTTCGGTATGAACATGTCATGCATATTGTATCGGAAGTAGAAGGAATATTATCACCGGTATTGCATCCGCTTGATGGACTCATGTCATGTTTTCCAGCTGGAACTGTAACAGGATCACCAAAACAACGTTCAATAGAAATTATTGAAGAATTAGAGTTTATGCAACGTAGTTTTTATGGAGGCTCTATTGGATACATCGGATTTAATGGAAATATGGACTTTGCTCTAACGATACGTACAATGCTTTTAAAAGATGGGAAAGTTTTTGTACAAGCAGGTGCAGGTATTGTTGCAGAATCCAAACCTAAATTGGAATATAAAGAAACCTTTAATAAAGCACGCTCCTTATTAGAAGTGTTGAACTAA
- the trpD gene encoding anthranilate phosphoribosyltransferase codes for MRSFIEKVEMNEHLLYEEMIEVSRLMFNETTDLQHISDFLLALSKKGETASEIAALASVMKSFSLKIDSPKGDYMDNCGTGGDNLNSFNISTTAAFVLAGEGASIAKHGNRKITSAAGSTDVLEALGIPSDINTEASMDLLVREGLTFLYAPTIHPKLKRIGFVRRQIGKATIFNLIGPLTNPVSLKSQYTGISRPGYTMEYASVLQMLGRERAIVVCGARGMDEASLAGQNEFALVDKGDLIPFTLTPEDVGLTSAPISAIRGGNAQENATIMKTVLQGERSPYFDTVIFNAGIGFFTNGMVSNIPEGIKLATDSILSGKALEKLEAVIAFTRSARKREVVQ; via the coding sequence ATGAGAAGTTTTATAGAGAAAGTAGAAATGAACGAGCATTTACTGTATGAAGAAATGATTGAGGTTTCTCGTTTAATGTTTAATGAAACAACAGATTTACAACATATCTCCGATTTTCTACTTGCACTATCTAAAAAAGGAGAAACTGCTTCCGAAATAGCGGCACTTGCTTCCGTTATGAAATCATTTTCTTTAAAAATAGACTCCCCTAAAGGAGATTATATGGATAATTGTGGAACTGGTGGTGATAACTTAAACAGTTTCAACATCAGTACGACAGCTGCATTTGTATTAGCAGGAGAAGGAGCTTCTATTGCGAAACACGGAAATAGAAAAATTACAAGTGCAGCAGGTAGCACAGATGTTTTAGAGGCATTGGGTATCCCTTCCGATATCAATACAGAGGCATCAATGGATTTACTGGTACGTGAGGGACTTACTTTTCTATATGCTCCAACTATTCATCCAAAATTAAAGCGAATAGGATTCGTACGACGACAGATTGGTAAAGCAACCATTTTTAATTTAATTGGGCCACTAACGAATCCAGTGTCTTTAAAAAGTCAATATACGGGTATCAGTAGACCGGGATATACGATGGAATATGCATCCGTTTTACAGATGCTTGGAAGAGAAAGAGCGATTGTCGTGTGCGGAGCAAGAGGAATGGATGAGGCATCTCTTGCAGGACAAAATGAATTTGCTTTAGTTGATAAAGGCGATTTAATTCCTTTTACATTAACACCAGAAGATGTTGGACTAACCTCTGCTCCAATATCAGCAATACGAGGTGGTAATGCACAGGAAAATGCGACAATTATGAAAACAGTACTCCAAGGAGAGCGTAGTCCATATTTTGATACGGTCATTTTTAACGCAGGAATTGGCTTTTTTACAAATGGTATGGTCAGTAATATTCCGGAAGGTATAAAACTTGCGACCGATAGTATTTTATCTGGAAAAGCTTTAGAAAAATTAGAAGCAGTTATTGCATTTACTAGAAGTGCCCGTAAACGGGAGGTAGTTCAATGA
- the trpC gene encoding indole-3-glycerol phosphate synthase TrpC has protein sequence MTTILDKILLEKKKQIEIMLENDVPLQEHKITRPSLFDQLYGTEHLQIISEIKRASPSKGLIAAGVNPVVLANAYYEAGAVCISVLTDTPFFQGSFQDLAVVSDTVPIALLCKDFILHKVQIDQAINAGASVILLIVAALSEKELQNLYEYATSEGLEVLVEIHDSIELETALKMGAKLIGVNNRDLRSFEVDLSRTTEIASIFPFHEKRVLISESGIRNVEDAAQVARYGASAVLVGESLMKIGDVRATINDLKVKRGVITP, from the coding sequence ATGACGACTATTTTAGATAAGATTCTTCTTGAGAAAAAGAAACAGATTGAAATAATGTTAGAGAATGATGTTCCATTACAGGAGCATAAAATCACACGCCCATCTTTGTTCGATCAATTATATGGTACGGAGCATTTGCAAATCATTTCGGAAATAAAGCGTGCATCTCCATCTAAGGGATTAATTGCAGCAGGAGTAAACCCTGTCGTACTAGCAAACGCCTATTATGAGGCAGGTGCTGTGTGTATTTCCGTCTTGACAGATACACCCTTTTTTCAAGGCTCATTCCAAGATTTAGCGGTAGTTTCTGATACAGTTCCTATCGCGTTATTATGTAAAGATTTTATACTTCATAAAGTACAAATTGATCAAGCGATTAATGCTGGTGCATCCGTCATTCTTTTAATAGTTGCAGCATTAAGCGAAAAAGAACTACAAAACCTTTATGAATATGCTACATCTGAAGGCTTAGAAGTATTGGTAGAGATACATGATTCAATTGAATTGGAAACTGCTTTAAAAATGGGAGCTAAGCTCATAGGAGTAAATAATCGAGATTTACGCAGTTTTGAAGTGGACTTATCCCGTACAACTGAGATTGCCTCGATATTCCCTTTCCATGAAAAGCGAGTATTGATAAGTGAAAGTGGTATTCGGAATGTCGAAGATGCTGCCCAAGTAGCAAGATATGGTGCAAGTGCAGTGCTTGTAGGAGAATCGCTTATGAAAATTGGAGATGTAAGAGCTACTATAAATGACTTAAAAGTGAAACGAGGGGTTATCACTCCATGA
- a CDS encoding phosphoribosylanthranilate isomerase: MTKVKICGLMEKEHVQVAIDAGADAIGFVFAPSKRKLTIKQAKLLAEDIPPNILKVGVFVNPSKEELETAFREVQLDLVQYHGNETQEIIQSNRFPSIKAISIIFAEDVERAKDYTTNYYLFDAPGTDYQGGSGVTFDWKLMKVNSIAEDKIILAGGLNPSNVKEAIERVNPYMLDVSSGVEIDGRKDAELIRAFIRAVKVEER; this comes from the coding sequence ATGACGAAAGTAAAGATTTGTGGACTGATGGAAAAAGAGCATGTACAAGTAGCCATAGATGCTGGAGCAGATGCTATTGGCTTTGTGTTTGCACCGAGTAAGCGAAAACTAACGATTAAACAAGCAAAACTACTTGCTGAAGATATTCCTCCGAACATTTTAAAAGTTGGTGTATTTGTGAATCCATCGAAAGAAGAGTTAGAAACTGCTTTTCGAGAAGTACAATTAGATCTGGTTCAATACCATGGCAATGAAACACAAGAGATAATTCAATCAAACCGTTTCCCTTCCATTAAAGCAATTTCTATAATATTTGCAGAAGATGTTGAACGGGCAAAAGATTATACTACCAATTATTACTTATTTGATGCCCCAGGTACGGATTATCAAGGGGGGAGCGGAGTTACTTTTGATTGGAAATTAATGAAGGTAAATAGCATAGCGGAAGACAAAATTATTTTAGCTGGTGGATTGAATCCTTCCAATGTCAAAGAAGCAATTGAACGAGTTAATCCCTATATGTTGGATGTATCGAGTGGAGTAGAGATAGATGGAAGAAAAGATGCTGAGTTGATACGTGCGTTTATTCGCGCTGTTAAAGTGGAGGAGAGATGA
- the trpB gene encoding tryptophan synthase subunit beta: protein MVQTKVGRYGRFGGQYVPETLMTALIELEQAYEEAITDPSFAKEVDYYLKDYVGRETPLYYAERLTKELGGAKIYLKREDLNHTGAHKINNTIGQALLAMRMGKKKIVAETGAGQHGVATATVCALFDLECVVFMGKEDVRRQELNVFRMELLGAKVVSVDQGSGTLKDAVNEALRYWVSNVEDTHYILGSALGPHPFPRIVRDFQRVIGVETRKQILAIEGRLPDVVVACVGGGSNAIGMFHPFVEDEEVALYGVEAGGKGISTGKHASAVAEPKEGVLHGAYMYILQDENGFIQEAHSISAGLDYPAVGPEHSYLHDIGRVKYTSVTDLEAMEGLQLLSKKEGIIPALESAHALHFAAGLAKEMNSEQILVICLSGRGDKDVQTVRDVLGGK, encoded by the coding sequence ATGGTACAAACAAAAGTAGGGCGATATGGTCGTTTTGGTGGTCAGTATGTCCCGGAAACCTTGATGACTGCACTAATTGAATTAGAACAAGCTTATGAAGAAGCAATAACGGATCCTTCTTTTGCAAAAGAAGTGGATTATTATTTAAAAGACTATGTAGGTCGTGAAACACCTCTATACTATGCAGAACGCTTAACAAAAGAACTTGGCGGGGCAAAGATTTACTTAAAAAGAGAAGATCTAAACCATACTGGAGCGCATAAAATCAATAATACGATTGGTCAGGCTCTTCTTGCAATGCGTATGGGTAAAAAGAAAATAGTTGCAGAAACAGGAGCAGGGCAACACGGAGTCGCAACAGCAACAGTTTGTGCGCTATTCGATTTAGAATGCGTTGTTTTCATGGGGAAAGAAGATGTGCGCAGACAGGAACTAAATGTTTTCCGCATGGAATTACTCGGTGCAAAAGTCGTGTCAGTTGATCAAGGTTCGGGAACGCTTAAGGATGCGGTAAACGAAGCGCTTCGTTACTGGGTGTCCAATGTAGAGGATACTCATTATATTTTAGGCTCGGCACTTGGCCCACATCCATTTCCTCGAATTGTTCGGGATTTTCAACGCGTAATTGGAGTGGAAACGCGGAAGCAAATTCTTGCTATTGAAGGAAGATTACCAGATGTTGTTGTTGCGTGTGTAGGTGGAGGGAGTAATGCAATAGGAATGTTTCACCCTTTTGTTGAAGATGAAGAAGTAGCGCTTTACGGCGTAGAAGCAGGCGGGAAAGGCATTTCTACTGGGAAACATGCCTCTGCTGTAGCGGAACCAAAAGAAGGTGTTTTACACGGTGCATATATGTATATTTTGCAGGATGAAAACGGGTTTATCCAAGAAGCACATTCTATTTCTGCAGGACTTGATTACCCTGCCGTTGGTCCAGAACATAGTTATTTACATGATATCGGTCGCGTGAAATATACTTCTGTTACAGATTTAGAAGCAATGGAAGGATTACAGCTACTCTCGAAAAAGGAAGGCATCATTCCAGCATTGGAAAGTGCACATGCCCTTCATTTTGCAGCAGGATTAGCAAAAGAAATGAATTCAGAACAGATTTTAGTTATTTGTCTTTCAGGTCGGGGCGATAAAGATGTTCAGACGGTGAGAGATGTATTAGGAGGAAAATAA
- the trpA gene encoding tryptophan synthase subunit alpha has protein sequence MEKKRLTDAIVASNHKGEKAFIPYIMAGDGGIETLKTKLLFLQKAGVTAIEVGIPFSDPVADGKTIQQAGERAISKGTTLRLIMKEIETFYKQITVPLVLMTYYNPLLSYGIDLFAADCVRIGIGGIIVPDLPLEESDILRNALVGTDVALVPLVSLTSPPDRIAKITAVAEGFIYAVTVNGITGIRNAFDKTLEQHLANLKEQSTIPVLAGFGISTPEQVESMVAIADGVIVGSAIVEAFHHQDINTIQTLIQASNKNVFN, from the coding sequence GTGGAGAAAAAGCGATTAACGGATGCGATTGTAGCAAGTAATCATAAAGGGGAAAAAGCGTTTATTCCATATATAATGGCTGGAGACGGTGGGATAGAAACACTAAAAACAAAACTTCTATTTCTCCAGAAAGCAGGTGTAACGGCTATTGAAGTCGGAATTCCTTTTTCGGATCCAGTAGCGGATGGAAAAACGATTCAACAAGCGGGTGAAAGGGCGATTTCAAAAGGAACGACCCTTCGCTTAATAATGAAGGAAATAGAAACATTTTATAAACAAATAACAGTACCACTTGTGCTAATGACCTATTACAATCCTTTATTAAGTTACGGAATAGATTTATTTGCAGCAGATTGTGTGCGTATTGGCATTGGAGGAATAATTGTACCTGATTTGCCTTTAGAGGAAAGTGATATTCTTCGAAATGCACTTGTAGGGACAGACGTTGCACTCGTTCCCTTAGTTTCGTTAACAAGTCCACCTGATCGAATTGCTAAAATTACAGCAGTTGCAGAGGGGTTTATTTACGCAGTAACAGTCAATGGTATTACAGGTATACGTAATGCTTTTGATAAAACGTTGGAGCAGCATTTAGCGAATTTAAAAGAACAAAGCACTATTCCAGTTCTCGCAGGGTTCGGTATTTCTACGCCTGAACAAGTGGAAAGCATGGTTGCAATAGCGGATGGCGTTATCGTAGGAAGTGCAATTGTAGAAGCATTTCATCATCAAGATATAAATACAATTCAAACGCTTATCCAAGCATCTAATAAGAACGTTTTTAACTAA
- a CDS encoding MFS transporter yields MENTNNVENKVSIWCILSLASIPLVMTLGNSMLIPVLPILEKKVGISSFQSSMIITSYSVAAIFLIPVAGYLSDRFGRKKVILPSLILALIGGLIAGFASWKMDNPYTWIIIGRVLQGVGASGAMPIVLPLVGDLYKGDDEKTSSCLGIIETSNTFGKVLSPILGSVFAAFLWFLPFFSISIFSLISIILIFFFVKVPKEMDEPIKLKDFLSNIKKTFKLEGKWLYTVFLMGIYGMLILFGVLFFLSENLEKAHDIKGIKKGFVLAIPLLLLCIASFITGRKIKGSLPVIKRMMIICLIVTSASVIFVGFTKEKLFLLLVVTSIVGIAIGALLPVLDAIITGNIKKEERGTVTSFYSSARFIGVAAGPPIMSLVMKNYLNVSYITVGVLGLVLLFLVFKFVKVEDIEKEESA; encoded by the coding sequence ATGGAAAACACGAACAATGTTGAAAATAAAGTTAGTATTTGGTGCATCTTAAGTCTCGCCTCCATTCCTCTAGTTATGACCCTTGGCAACTCTATGCTAATTCCGGTGCTGCCTATATTAGAGAAAAAAGTTGGAATTTCATCTTTTCAATCGAGTATGATCATTACTAGCTATTCAGTTGCGGCTATTTTTCTCATACCTGTTGCTGGTTATCTATCCGATCGTTTTGGCAGAAAAAAAGTCATTTTGCCAAGTTTAATACTCGCACTTATTGGAGGATTAATTGCTGGCTTTGCTTCTTGGAAAATGGATAATCCATATACATGGATTATAATAGGAAGGGTTTTACAAGGTGTCGGAGCTTCAGGTGCGATGCCGATTGTTTTGCCACTTGTCGGTGATTTGTATAAGGGCGATGATGAAAAGACAAGCTCCTGTTTAGGAATCATTGAAACTTCTAACACATTCGGTAAAGTGTTAAGTCCGATATTGGGATCCGTTTTTGCAGCCTTCTTATGGTTTTTACCTTTCTTCTCCATTTCTATCTTCAGTCTGATATCCATTATTCTTATCTTTTTCTTTGTGAAAGTTCCCAAGGAAATGGATGAACCAATTAAATTGAAAGATTTCCTAAGCAACATTAAGAAAACTTTTAAGTTGGAAGGAAAATGGTTATATACTGTTTTCCTAATGGGCATATATGGGATGCTAATACTATTCGGTGTGTTATTCTTCTTATCCGAAAACCTTGAAAAAGCACATGATATAAAAGGAATCAAGAAAGGGTTCGTTCTAGCTATCCCCCTTTTATTACTTTGTATTGCTTCTTTTATTACTGGTCGAAAGATTAAAGGAAGTTTGCCAGTAATAAAACGAATGATGATTATTTGTTTGATCGTCACTTCGGCTAGTGTAATTTTTGTTGGCTTTACAAAAGAAAAATTATTTCTCCTTTTAGTTGTGACGAGCATAGTGGGTATAGCAATTGGTGCATTACTTCCAGTGCTAGACGCGATAATCACGGGAAACATAAAAAAAGAAGAGCGAGGAACTGTTACTTCTTTCTACAGCTCTGCAAGGTTTATCGGCGTTGCTGCAGGTCCTCCAATCATGTCACTGGTCATGAAAAATTATCTCAATGTAAGCTATATTACAGTTGGTGTCCTCGGACTAGTTCTTTTATTCCTCGTGTTTAAGTTTGTTAAAGTGGAAGATATTGAAAAGGAGGAATCTGCATAA
- a CDS encoding LysE family transporter, which yields MNSLATYFLLGVSLAAPIGPVKATLLNTGIKNGFYHAWFFSMGAIVTDILYMLMVYFGVAQFIDSPFMKTFLWSFGFFVLMYTGIENILTLHTISTNTKHKKVVRLRHSMLAGLLMALLNPLTILFWLGIYGSILVGGSGNTSGIEVIFFSITILLGIALVDLFMSVISSTSRKVLSGPLLKIISLVSSLSMIGFGIYFGIRAYHSLF from the coding sequence ATGAATTCATTGGCAACCTACTTCCTTCTAGGTGTTTCCTTAGCAGCACCAATTGGTCCGGTAAAAGCAACTTTATTAAATACAGGTATTAAAAATGGTTTTTACCATGCTTGGTTCTTTAGTATGGGTGCTATCGTGACCGACATTTTATATATGCTAATGGTCTACTTTGGCGTTGCTCAGTTTATCGATTCTCCATTTATGAAAACATTTTTATGGTCTTTCGGCTTTTTTGTGCTTATGTATACAGGAATTGAAAATATTTTAACCTTACATACTATATCCACTAATACAAAACATAAAAAGGTTGTTCGTTTGCGACATTCCATGTTAGCAGGTCTCTTAATGGCATTGTTAAACCCATTGACCATTCTCTTTTGGTTAGGTATATATGGCTCCATCCTTGTTGGAGGCTCTGGAAATACGTCGGGTATTGAAGTTATCTTTTTTAGTATAACGATTTTACTTGGAATAGCATTGGTCGATCTTTTTATGTCGGTTATTTCTAGTACATCTCGGAAGGTATTATCAGGCCCATTATTGAAAATAATCTCGTTGGTTTCTTCATTATCTATGATTGGATTTGGAATTTATTTTGGTATTCGAGCATATCACTCACTGTTTTAA
- a CDS encoding GNAT family N-acetyltransferase translates to MNNVLDTEKLAHFLAEMNSEPKHHIGYCGSEEKEILHTLLHEFSDLDLSESFAVAYANDEIVGALGFDIDKESKSAEVWGPFIRDCPNFSMFANDLWEKLHELVPMEIKTYSFFVNKQNSNVWNFAVEKNAIEKGSHLILEALRHSFHNPKHKDIVKYKSSYKNTFFELHELAFPNTYYNAKEIVNRLDEDNLLLIMQDVDEKIKGYVYVEADPVHREGTIEYIAVSPSYRKQGIGKTLIRAALSHLFSYEEIKEVSLCVGSHNEKAIHLYQAAGFHKKHGLISFVTE, encoded by the coding sequence ATGAATAATGTACTTGATACAGAGAAATTAGCACACTTTTTAGCAGAAATGAATAGTGAGCCTAAACATCATATTGGATATTGTGGCTCTGAGGAAAAAGAAATATTACATACACTTCTTCATGAGTTTTCAGATTTGGATTTATCAGAGTCATTTGCTGTAGCATACGCCAATGATGAAATAGTAGGGGCATTAGGTTTTGATATCGATAAGGAAAGTAAAAGTGCAGAAGTGTGGGGACCGTTCATTAGAGATTGTCCAAATTTTAGTATGTTTGCAAACGATTTGTGGGAAAAGTTACATGAGCTTGTCCCTATGGAAATAAAAACCTATAGTTTTTTTGTAAATAAACAAAATTCGAATGTGTGGAACTTTGCAGTAGAAAAGAATGCGATAGAAAAAGGAAGTCATCTAATATTGGAAGCTTTACGACATAGCTTTCATAACCCTAAACATAAAGACATCGTAAAATATAAGTCTTCCTATAAAAACACCTTTTTTGAGCTACATGAACTTGCTTTTCCAAACACATATTATAATGCCAAAGAAATTGTAAATCGTCTAGATGAGGACAATTTATTACTAATCATGCAGGATGTAGATGAAAAGATAAAAGGATATGTATATGTAGAAGCAGATCCGGTGCATAGGGAAGGCACAATTGAATATATTGCTGTTTCTCCATCCTATCGTAAACAAGGGATTGGAAAGACACTAATAAGAGCAGCATTAAGCCATCTTTTTTCTTATGAAGAGATAAAAGAGGTTTCTCTATGTGTAGGATCACATAATGAAAAAGCTATTCACTTATATCAAGCTGCTGGTTTTCATAAGAAACATGGACTGATTTCTTTTGTTACGGAATAA
- a CDS encoding tetratricopeptide repeat protein, protein MHKELERAINLRNEGKKEESNDLLLKLVKAFPADATIHYQCAWSYDVLGEESKAVPYYEKAIELGLSQDELEGALLGLGSTYRTLGEYEKSKQVFIKGIELFPSNKAIQVFYSMTLYNLKEYQSAMDLLLKCLIETTKDDEILSYQKAILFYADKLNDVWK, encoded by the coding sequence ATGCACAAAGAATTGGAACGAGCGATTAATCTACGGAACGAGGGTAAAAAAGAGGAGTCAAACGATCTATTGCTAAAATTAGTAAAAGCCTTTCCTGCTGATGCAACCATCCACTATCAATGTGCATGGAGTTATGATGTATTAGGAGAAGAATCAAAGGCAGTACCCTATTATGAAAAAGCAATTGAATTAGGACTCTCGCAGGATGAATTAGAAGGAGCATTATTAGGTTTAGGAAGTACGTATAGAACACTTGGCGAATATGAAAAGTCAAAACAAGTATTTATAAAAGGAATCGAATTATTTCCAAGTAATAAAGCAATCCAAGTTTTCTATTCTATGACACTCTATAACTTAAAAGAGTATCAGAGTGCGATGGATCTATTATTAAAATGTTTGATAGAAACAACGAAAGACGATGAAATATTGAGCTATCAAAAAGCAATTCTTTTTTATGCTGATAAACTTAACGACGTTTGGAAGTAA
- a CDS encoding cytochrome-c oxidase, with protein MGVRFLQIAVVYFAIGVTLGLYMSMAHDYELKGVHVHINLLGWASFALAGFVYHLFPNTSKNLYAKLHFWSANIGLPLMMIALTVLILNGSEVATIFTAIGGVLVVFSVIIFAINVLINVRSTN; from the coding sequence ATGGGTGTCCGATTTCTTCAAATTGCGGTAGTCTATTTTGCTATTGGGGTTACTTTAGGTCTCTATATGTCTATGGCGCATGATTACGAGTTAAAAGGAGTACACGTACACATCAATCTTTTAGGTTGGGCTTCATTTGCATTAGCTGGATTTGTGTATCATTTATTTCCAAACACGAGTAAAAACCTTTATGCAAAGCTCCATTTTTGGAGTGCAAACATTGGACTTCCACTAATGATGATAGCACTTACAGTTCTTATTTTGAACGGGTCGGAAGTTGCAACGATCTTCACAGCAATTGGAGGAGTACTAGTTGTATTTAGTGTAATCATTTTCGCAATCAACGTATTAATAAACGTAAGATCAACAAATTAG